Proteins from a genomic interval of Zingiber officinale cultivar Zhangliang chromosome 2A, Zo_v1.1, whole genome shotgun sequence:
- the LOC122040483 gene encoding protein SCAR2-like isoform X2, protein MTTIRYRLRNEYGLGSSEIYGAADRNDPEAILQGVAVAGLIGLLRQLGDLADFSAEVFNELHEEVMNLTSRGHKLMLRVQRLEREVPSIEKGFFPQRFSYREGIDWHCNLQKGHDLVSTGEMPHSVMNAYRACRGPPQLFKLDKFDVSGNGTCLKRYTDPSFYILELTSKLEQQDAQEKERASKVKKKVSFIANSESPESLSSRLQPCTTDQVFDRPLQHVKVKSRQLNESIIHTLRNYMVNGIVLHSLEEQIIPKNSASQSTMIKPGHSTETDETVANASSSVDKGSTSSLNKQEIATENDLELKIETSDEEMATIKNAKKTVGHYSTHQAANKVDQNGSLGDDKGRSEHSPDCYISDENSSELGNFMDAHTTTESKIETDDEQVRPDFLGIHSEESDFDSNDEVELKAQYPDQYLHENSTSSPGFCTMFNKGTENPYFSDTLGHLAMQLLKENKNESCIPPNSDVNPSKNIGIASATASIASGEQSCSHSSDSTTIPSGNIGINRIASSSEKISDQALRHLYGGFPHVQSSSEIPGEGNSQTLTQPTAETFGILSENLYDLTRKKHLMEDEPPKGIDLNKHIEQSMARAADTTLHLQDPHETTLHRVGNDEEIPHASSSTKYVKLQEFSKEDEEPLYISPVNSNETIPDVIFQNAVQTFKEAFGKESNSEPNSISFLQDIPSAVHFVEDIVAEIMESSETDVDGLEMQVEGHRNLILSDINGEDHEPSERTSPAKNALHDDVINSQEVSPHNIADGENYIEPDMPEAEQQLEIASGSLHSDKDGTIKGDKKIPQIAQLPPIAWRLTKPPMLPVFENESSQVSQGVNVPATVQENDIHYTLKSSRKTMGEVLASPLEEDKKVHDKDITISSSDETHPSTLLEATPNVNERSQNGAVNLDGTPTSLSLALAIEDERLNQIHETINGSLPPTAPFPMGRPIRSEHGSLSLEDKTSSTFQDLTSLTSESEKPQRRAHSVIIRPNAPLIESVASHDKSKKLPDLIHASAMPNRDVRGSFLEQIKNKSFSLKPTVAPTMKFKGGPPTNLKVIAILEKANAIRQACAGSDEDDDDDDDSWSDS, encoded by the exons ATGACAACGATCAGATACCGCCTAAGGAACGAGTATGGTTTGGGGAGCTCTGAAATCTACGGTGCCGCGGATAGGAACGACCCTGAAGCGATTCTGCAAGGCGTCGCCGTGGCTGGTCTAATCGGTCTCTTACGGCAGCTAGGAGATCTCGCTGA TTTTTCTGCAGAGGTATTTAACGAGTTGCATGAAGAGGTAATGAACCTTACTTCAAGAGGGCACAAACTGATGCTTCGAGTTCAACGTCTAGAAAGAGAGGTTCCATCAATTGAGAAGGGTTTTTTCCCTCAACGTTTCTCTTATAGGGAAG GTATCGATTGGCACTGTAATCTCCAAAAGGGTCATGATCTAGTTAGCACTGGAGAAATGCCTCATTCTGTCATGAATGCATATAGAGCATGTCGTGGTCCACCACAACTATTCAAGCTAGACAA GTTTGATGTTTCTGGTAATGGGACATGCTTGAAGAGGTACACTGATCCATCTTTCTATATCTTGGAATTGACCTCCAAATTGGAACAGCAAGATgctcaagaaaaagaaagagctaGCAAAGTTAAG AAGAAGGTATCCTTCATAGCTAATAGCGAATCGCCTGAATCTCTCAGTTCCAG ATTGCAGCCGTGTACTACAGACCAAGTTTTTGATAGACCCTTGCAACATGTCAAGGTGAAATCAAGACAGCTAAATGAATCAATTATCCACACTTTAAGAAATTACATGGTGAATGGTATTGTTTTGCATTCACTGGAGGAGCAAATTATTCCTAAAAATTCAGCAAGCCAGTCCACCATGATAAAACCAGGTCACTCAACTGAAACAGATGAAACTGTAGCCAATGCATCTTCGAGCGTAGACAAAGGCTCGACATCTTCTCTTAACAAGCAGGAAATTGCAACAGAAAATGACTTGGAGCTAAAAATTGAAACGAGTGATGAGGAAATGGCAACTATCAAGAATGCTAAGAAAACTGTAGGCCACTACTCAACTCATCAAGCTGCTAACAAAGTGGATCAAAACGGGTCTTTAGGAGATGACAAAGGTCGATCAGAACACAGTCCTGATTGCTATATTTCCgatgaaaattctagtgagttgGGCAATTTCATGGATGCGCATACTACCACGGAATCAAAAATAGAGACAGATGATGAACAGGTTAGACCAGATTTTCTTGGCATCCATTCGGAAGAATCAGATTTTGATAGTAATGATGAGGTGGAGTTGAAAGCTCAATATCCTGATCAATATTTACATGAAAACTCTACTTCATCACCAGGTTTCTGCACAATGTTTAACAAAGGGACTGAAAATCCTTACTTTTCAGACACTTTAGGTCACTTGGCCATGCAATTGCTAAAAGAGAATAAAAATGAGTCATGTATCCCTCCAAACTCAGATGTAAATCCAAGCAAGAACATTGGTATTGCTTCAGCTACTGCTTCCATAGCAAGTGGAGAACAATCTTGTAGCCATTCCAGTGACTCAACAACAATTCCATCGGGTAATATAGGCATCAACAGGATAGCTTCATCTTCAGAGAAAATAAGTGACCAAGCTCTCAGACATTTATATGGTGGATTTCCACATGTGCAAAGTTCCTCCGAGATTCCTGGTGAAGGAAACAGTCAAACACTAACCCAGCCAACTGCTGAAACCTTTGGAATCTTATCTGAAAATTTgtatgatttaacaagaaaaaAGCACTTGATGGAAGATGAACCTCCCAAAGGAATTGACCTTAACAAACACATTGAACAAAGCATGGCGAGGGCTGCTGACACAACTCTCCATTTACAGGATCCACATGAAACTACTCTTCATAGAGTTGGTAATGATGAAGAAATCCCACATGCATCTTCTAGTACAAAATATGTGAAgcttcaagagttttcaaaagaagatgaagaacCATTGTATATCTCTCCAGTGAATTCAAATGAGACCATCCCAGATGTGATCTTCCAAAATGCTGTACAAACATTTAAAGAAGCTTTCGGAAAAGAATCAAATAGTGAGCCTAACAGTATCTCTTTCTTGCAAGATATCCCTTCTGCTGTTCATTTTGTCGAAGATATTGTTGCTGAGATCATGGAATCATCAGAAACAG ATGTAGATGGACTTGAGATGCAAGTGGAAGGTCATCGAAACTTGATTTTATCAGATATTAATGGTGAAGACCATGAACCTTCTGAGAGAACCTCCCCTGCTAAAAATGCATTGCACGATGATGTAATCAATTCACAGGAAGTGAGTCCTCACAACATTGCTGATGGTGAAAACTATATAGAACCTGACATGCCTGAGGCTGAACAACAGTTAGAAATAGCTTCTGGTTCGCTACATTCAGACAAAGATGGTACAATAAAAGGTGATAAGAAAATACCCCAAATTGCACAGCTTCCACCTATAGCATGGAGATTGACAAAGCCTCCTATGCTACCAGTTTTTGAGAATGAATCTTCTCAAGTGTCGCAAGGAGTCAATGTGCCAGCAACTGTGCAAGAAAATGATATACATTATACCTTGAAATCTAGTAGAAAAACCATGGGTGAAGTTTTGGCATCACCTCTTGAAGAAGACAAGAAGGTGCATGATAAAGACATTACTATATCATCAAGTGATGAGACACATCCCTCAACGTTGTTGGAGGCAACTCCAAATGTTAATGAGAGGTCCCAAAATGGTGCTGTAAATTTAGATGGAACTCCTACCTCATTATCGTTAGCATTAGCCATTGAAGATGAGAGGCTCAACCAAATTCATGAAACTATAAATGGAAGCCTTCCACCAACGGCACCATTTCCAATGGGAAGGCCTATAAGATCTGAACATGGATCTCTGTCTTTAGAAGATAAAACTTCATCCACCTTTCAAGATTTAACTTCACTGACTTCAGAAAGCGAGAAACCACAAAGGAGGGCTCACTCAGTAATCATTAGGCCTAATGCCCCCTTGATTGAGTCTGTTGCATCTCATGATAAAAGCAAG AAGTTGCCTGATCTCATTCATGCCTCAGCTATGCCAAACCGTGATGTAAGAGGATCTTTTCTGGAGCAGATCAAGAACAAG TCCTTCAGCCTGAAACCGACAGTAGCACCAACTATGAAGTTTAAGGGTGGCCCTCCTACAAATCTCAAGGTCATAGCCATTTTGGAGAAAGCAAATGCAATCCGCCAG GCATGTGCTGGAAGCGATGAggatgacgacgacgacgacgatagCTGGAGTGACTCTTGA
- the LOC122040484 gene encoding WRKY transcription factor WRKY24-like produces MTSSTGSLDASANSTSASAFSFSPTYSSFTDLLAGDGGGVRSTGGDFGGVPKFKSAPPPSLPISRPPVSPSSYFSIPAGLSPAELLDSPVLLSSSHILPSPTTGTFPAQALNSRFSLANSQFGNRLESRSSSDFSFHTNTNPQSYQIPPYQNSLAAISAVKNSELSSMKPSIKVEAVAPTQTNSQTSNGSTEIQPSLPIQNQRRLDDGYNWRKYGQKQVKGSENPRSYYKCSYSGCPMKKKVERALDGQITEIVYKGTHNHPKPQSTRRNSAAVAQAVQGAVPSEASENSFGVRSGMPIDSVQTPDDSSVSFGDDEIDMSSQKSNQGGDDFDEDEPDSKRWKGDGETEGLSAPGNRTVREPRVVVQTQSDIDILDDGYRWRKYGQKVVKGNPNPRSYYKCTTVGCPVRKHVERASHDMRSVITTYEGKHNHDIPAARGSGAHLLTRPQPDNNGIGMAVRPSAMANHVNQIASSNIFNGRLNAGGSFGFSGYQNSINPMNLQQSARMGNFFTETKEEPNEDLSIDSFLN; encoded by the exons ATGACTTCGTCCACCGGCAGTTTGGACGCCTCGGCTAACTCCACGTCTGCGTCGGCGTTCTCCTTCTCGCCGACCTACTCTTCCTTCACCGATCTTCTCGCTGGAGACGGCGGAGGCGTTCGGTCGACGGGCGGAGACTTCGGAGGAGTGCCCAAGTTTAAGTCGGCGCCGCCTCCCTCACTGCCTATCTCCCGCCCGCCGGTCTCTCCTTCCTCATACTTCTCCATCCCTGCTGGGCTCAGCCCCGCCGAACTCCTCGACTCCCCTGTCCTTCTCTCTTCTTCTCAT ATCTTGCCATCTCCAACTACTGGGACTTTTCCAGCACAGGCTTTGAATTCCAGATTCTCCTTAGCTAATTCTCAATTTGGGAACAGACTTGAAAGCAGATCCTCCTCTGACTTCTCCTTCCATACCAACACAAATCCCCAAAGTTATCAGATACCTCCTTACCAGAATTCCTTGGCTGCAATTTCAGCG GTCAAAAACTCTGAGCTATCTTCCATGAAACCCAGCATCAAAGTTGAAGCTGTAGCTCCAACTCAGACAAACTCCCAGACCAGCAATGGCAGTACCGAAATCCAACCTTCCCTTCCCATTCAAAATCAGAGGAGGTTGGATGATGGATACAACTGGAGAAAGTATGGCCAGAAACAGGTCAAAGGAAGTGAAAATCCGAGGAGCTACTACAAGTGCTCTTACTCTGGTTGCCCCATGAAGAAGAAGGTAGAGAGAGCCTTGGACGGGCAGATCACTGAGATTGTGTACAAGGGGACTCATAATCACCCAAAGCCTCAGTCCACCAGGAGGAACTCAGCTGCTGTAGCTCAAGCAGTCCAGGGTGCTGTGCCTTCTGAAGCTTCTGAGAACTCCTTTGGTGTGCGGTCGGGCATGCCTATTGATTCAGTTCAAACACCTGATGATTCATCAGTGTCTTTTGGCGATGACGAGATTGATATGAGCTCTCAGAAGAGTAACCAGGGTGGAGATGACTTCGACGAAGATGAGCCTGATTCCAAGCGATG GAAGGGAGATGGTGAGACTGAAGGGTTGTCAGCTCCTGGAAATAGAACTGTTAGAGAGCCAAGAGTGGTTGTTCAGACACAAAGCGACATCGACATCCTTGACGATGGGTATCGCTGGAGGAAGTATGGGCAGAAAGTGGTGAAAGGGAATCCAAATCCAAG GAGTTACTACAAATGCACCACCGTGGGTTGCCCGGTGAGGAAACATGTGGAGAGAGCATCCCATGATATGAGATCAGTTATCACTACCTACGAAGGCAAGCACAACCATGATATCCCTGCGGCTAGAGGAAGTGGCGCGCACCTACTTACCAGGCCTCAGCCAGACAACAATGGCATCGGAATGGCCGTTCGCCCGTCAGCCATGGCGAATCACGTCAACCAGATTGCTTCCAGCAACATCTTCAACGGAAGACTCAATGCTGGTGGGAGTTTTGGTTTCTCAGGTTATCAAAATTCAATCAACCCAATGAATCTACAACAATCTGCACGCATGGGTAACTTTTTCACTGAAACTAAAGAAGAACCAAATGAAGACTTGTCCATCGATTCATTTCTAAATTAA
- the LOC122040483 gene encoding protein SCAR2-like isoform X1: MTTIRYRLRNEYGLGSSEIYGAADRNDPEAILQGVAVAGLIGLLRQLGDLADFSAEVFNELHEEVMNLTSRGHKLMLRVQRLEREVPSIEKGFFPQRFSYREGIDWHCNLQKGHDLVSTGEMPHSVMNAYRACRGPPQLFKLDKFDVSGNGTCLKRYTDPSFYILELTSKLEQQDAQEKERASKVKKKVSFIANSESPESLSSRLQPCTTDQVFDRPLQHVKVKSRQLNESIIHTLRNYMVNGIVLHSLEEQIIPKNSASQSTMIKPGHSTETDETVANASSSVDKGSTSSLNKQEIATENDLELKIETSDEEMATIKNAKKTVGHYSTHQAANKVDQNGSLGDDKGRSEHSPDCYISDENSSELGNFMDAHTTTESKIETDDEQVRPDFLGIHSEESDFDSNDEVELKAQYPDQYLHENSTSSPGFCTMFNKGTENPYFSDTLGHLAMQLLKENKNESCIPPNSDVNPSKNIGIASATASIASGEQSCSHSSDSTTIPSGNIGINRIASSSEKISDQALRHLYGGFPHVQSSSEIPGEGNSQTLTQPTAETFGILSENLYDLTRKKHLMEDEPPKGIDLNKHIEQSMARAADTTLHLQDPHETTLHRVGNDEEIPHASSSTKYVKLQEFSKEDEEPLYISPVNSNETIPDVIFQNAVQTFKEAFGKESNSEPNSISFLQDIPSAVHFVEDIVAEIMESSETGHPLCSKPTTLLASNNSKEQHIIISELSDVDGLEMQVEGHRNLILSDINGEDHEPSERTSPAKNALHDDVINSQEVSPHNIADGENYIEPDMPEAEQQLEIASGSLHSDKDGTIKGDKKIPQIAQLPPIAWRLTKPPMLPVFENESSQVSQGVNVPATVQENDIHYTLKSSRKTMGEVLASPLEEDKKVHDKDITISSSDETHPSTLLEATPNVNERSQNGAVNLDGTPTSLSLALAIEDERLNQIHETINGSLPPTAPFPMGRPIRSEHGSLSLEDKTSSTFQDLTSLTSESEKPQRRAHSVIIRPNAPLIESVASHDKSKKLPDLIHASAMPNRDVRGSFLEQIKNKSFSLKPTVAPTMKFKGGPPTNLKVIAILEKANAIRQACAGSDEDDDDDDDSWSDS, encoded by the exons ATGACAACGATCAGATACCGCCTAAGGAACGAGTATGGTTTGGGGAGCTCTGAAATCTACGGTGCCGCGGATAGGAACGACCCTGAAGCGATTCTGCAAGGCGTCGCCGTGGCTGGTCTAATCGGTCTCTTACGGCAGCTAGGAGATCTCGCTGA TTTTTCTGCAGAGGTATTTAACGAGTTGCATGAAGAGGTAATGAACCTTACTTCAAGAGGGCACAAACTGATGCTTCGAGTTCAACGTCTAGAAAGAGAGGTTCCATCAATTGAGAAGGGTTTTTTCCCTCAACGTTTCTCTTATAGGGAAG GTATCGATTGGCACTGTAATCTCCAAAAGGGTCATGATCTAGTTAGCACTGGAGAAATGCCTCATTCTGTCATGAATGCATATAGAGCATGTCGTGGTCCACCACAACTATTCAAGCTAGACAA GTTTGATGTTTCTGGTAATGGGACATGCTTGAAGAGGTACACTGATCCATCTTTCTATATCTTGGAATTGACCTCCAAATTGGAACAGCAAGATgctcaagaaaaagaaagagctaGCAAAGTTAAG AAGAAGGTATCCTTCATAGCTAATAGCGAATCGCCTGAATCTCTCAGTTCCAG ATTGCAGCCGTGTACTACAGACCAAGTTTTTGATAGACCCTTGCAACATGTCAAGGTGAAATCAAGACAGCTAAATGAATCAATTATCCACACTTTAAGAAATTACATGGTGAATGGTATTGTTTTGCATTCACTGGAGGAGCAAATTATTCCTAAAAATTCAGCAAGCCAGTCCACCATGATAAAACCAGGTCACTCAACTGAAACAGATGAAACTGTAGCCAATGCATCTTCGAGCGTAGACAAAGGCTCGACATCTTCTCTTAACAAGCAGGAAATTGCAACAGAAAATGACTTGGAGCTAAAAATTGAAACGAGTGATGAGGAAATGGCAACTATCAAGAATGCTAAGAAAACTGTAGGCCACTACTCAACTCATCAAGCTGCTAACAAAGTGGATCAAAACGGGTCTTTAGGAGATGACAAAGGTCGATCAGAACACAGTCCTGATTGCTATATTTCCgatgaaaattctagtgagttgGGCAATTTCATGGATGCGCATACTACCACGGAATCAAAAATAGAGACAGATGATGAACAGGTTAGACCAGATTTTCTTGGCATCCATTCGGAAGAATCAGATTTTGATAGTAATGATGAGGTGGAGTTGAAAGCTCAATATCCTGATCAATATTTACATGAAAACTCTACTTCATCACCAGGTTTCTGCACAATGTTTAACAAAGGGACTGAAAATCCTTACTTTTCAGACACTTTAGGTCACTTGGCCATGCAATTGCTAAAAGAGAATAAAAATGAGTCATGTATCCCTCCAAACTCAGATGTAAATCCAAGCAAGAACATTGGTATTGCTTCAGCTACTGCTTCCATAGCAAGTGGAGAACAATCTTGTAGCCATTCCAGTGACTCAACAACAATTCCATCGGGTAATATAGGCATCAACAGGATAGCTTCATCTTCAGAGAAAATAAGTGACCAAGCTCTCAGACATTTATATGGTGGATTTCCACATGTGCAAAGTTCCTCCGAGATTCCTGGTGAAGGAAACAGTCAAACACTAACCCAGCCAACTGCTGAAACCTTTGGAATCTTATCTGAAAATTTgtatgatttaacaagaaaaaAGCACTTGATGGAAGATGAACCTCCCAAAGGAATTGACCTTAACAAACACATTGAACAAAGCATGGCGAGGGCTGCTGACACAACTCTCCATTTACAGGATCCACATGAAACTACTCTTCATAGAGTTGGTAATGATGAAGAAATCCCACATGCATCTTCTAGTACAAAATATGTGAAgcttcaagagttttcaaaagaagatgaagaacCATTGTATATCTCTCCAGTGAATTCAAATGAGACCATCCCAGATGTGATCTTCCAAAATGCTGTACAAACATTTAAAGAAGCTTTCGGAAAAGAATCAAATAGTGAGCCTAACAGTATCTCTTTCTTGCAAGATATCCCTTCTGCTGTTCATTTTGTCGAAGATATTGTTGCTGAGATCATGGAATCATCAGAAACAGGTCATCCTCTTTGTTCTAAACCAACTACTTTGTTAGCCTCCAACAACTCAAAGGAGCAGCACATAATAATCTCTGAACTTTCAGATGTAGATGGACTTGAGATGCAAGTGGAAGGTCATCGAAACTTGATTTTATCAGATATTAATGGTGAAGACCATGAACCTTCTGAGAGAACCTCCCCTGCTAAAAATGCATTGCACGATGATGTAATCAATTCACAGGAAGTGAGTCCTCACAACATTGCTGATGGTGAAAACTATATAGAACCTGACATGCCTGAGGCTGAACAACAGTTAGAAATAGCTTCTGGTTCGCTACATTCAGACAAAGATGGTACAATAAAAGGTGATAAGAAAATACCCCAAATTGCACAGCTTCCACCTATAGCATGGAGATTGACAAAGCCTCCTATGCTACCAGTTTTTGAGAATGAATCTTCTCAAGTGTCGCAAGGAGTCAATGTGCCAGCAACTGTGCAAGAAAATGATATACATTATACCTTGAAATCTAGTAGAAAAACCATGGGTGAAGTTTTGGCATCACCTCTTGAAGAAGACAAGAAGGTGCATGATAAAGACATTACTATATCATCAAGTGATGAGACACATCCCTCAACGTTGTTGGAGGCAACTCCAAATGTTAATGAGAGGTCCCAAAATGGTGCTGTAAATTTAGATGGAACTCCTACCTCATTATCGTTAGCATTAGCCATTGAAGATGAGAGGCTCAACCAAATTCATGAAACTATAAATGGAAGCCTTCCACCAACGGCACCATTTCCAATGGGAAGGCCTATAAGATCTGAACATGGATCTCTGTCTTTAGAAGATAAAACTTCATCCACCTTTCAAGATTTAACTTCACTGACTTCAGAAAGCGAGAAACCACAAAGGAGGGCTCACTCAGTAATCATTAGGCCTAATGCCCCCTTGATTGAGTCTGTTGCATCTCATGATAAAAGCAAG AAGTTGCCTGATCTCATTCATGCCTCAGCTATGCCAAACCGTGATGTAAGAGGATCTTTTCTGGAGCAGATCAAGAACAAG TCCTTCAGCCTGAAACCGACAGTAGCACCAACTATGAAGTTTAAGGGTGGCCCTCCTACAAATCTCAAGGTCATAGCCATTTTGGAGAAAGCAAATGCAATCCGCCAG GCATGTGCTGGAAGCGATGAggatgacgacgacgacgacgatagCTGGAGTGACTCTTGA